Proteins found in one Pelobates fuscus isolate aPelFus1 chromosome 10, aPelFus1.pri, whole genome shotgun sequence genomic segment:
- the CCDC6 gene encoding coiled-coil domain-containing protein 6 — protein MADSASESDTDGGGNNPAAMQTSSSSASTSGKSGIVISPFRLEELTNRLASLQQENKVLKIELETYKLKCKALQEENRDLRKASVTIQARAEQEEEFISNTLFKKIQALQKEKETLAVNYEKEEEFLTNELSRKLMQLQHEKAELEQHLEQEQEFQVNKLMKKIKKLENDTISKQLTLEQLRREKIDLENTLEQEQEALVNRLWKRMDKLEAEKRILQEKLDQPVSAPPSPRDISMEIDSPENMMRHIRFLKNEVERLKKQLRAAQLQHTEKMAQYLEEERHMREENLRLQRKLQREMERREALCRQLSESESSLEMDDERYFNEMSAQGLRPRTVSSPIPYTPSPSSSRPISPGLSYASHTVGFTPPTSLTRAGMSYFNTPGLHVQHMGSTHGITRPSPRRSNSPDKFKRPTPPPSPNTQTPVQPPPPPPPPAQPAAPPPASQSATSHNSVHPQP, from the exons ATGGCGGACAGCGCCAGTGAGAGCGACACGGACGGCGGAGGGAACAACCCAGCGGCCATGCAGACCTCGTCCTCCTCGGCGTCTACCTCTGGGAAGTCGGGTATCGTCATCTCCCCATTCCGCCTGGAGGAGCTGACTAACCGCCTGGCCTCCCTGCAGCAGGAGAACAAAGTGCTGAAGATCGAGCTGGAGACCTACAAGCTGAAATGCAAAGCCCTGCAGGAGGAAAACCGAGATCTGCGCAAAGCCAGCGTCACTATA CAAGCAAGGGCTGAGCAAGAAGAAGAGTTCATCAGCAATACCTTGTTTAAGAAAATACAGGCGTTGCAGAAGGAGAAAGAAACCCTTGCCGTCAACTATGAGAAAGAAGAGGAGTTTCTGACTAATGAGCTTTCAAGGAAGCTCATGCAG TTACAGCATGAAAAGGCTGAACTCGAACAGCACCTGGAGCAGGAACAAGAGTTTCAAGTGAATAAACTGATGAAGAAAATAAAGAAACTGGAAAATGATACCATCTCCAAACAGTTGACGCTAGAGCAG CTAAGACGTGAGAAAATTGATCTTGAAAACACCTTAGAACAAGAACAAGAAGCATTGGTAAATCGTCTCTGGAAGAGGATGGATAAGCTTGAAGCTGAAAAAAG aATTTTGCAGGAGAAATTAGACCAACCGGTTTCTGCTCCTCCTTCACCAAGAGATATTTCAATGGAAATAGATTCTCCGGAAAACATGATGAGACATATACGTTTCTTGAAGAATGAAGTAGAAAGACTAAAGAAGCAATTGAGAGCTGCTCAACTACAGC ACACAGAGAAAATGGCCCAATATTTGGAAGAAGAACGTCACATGAGGGAAGAGAATTTACGGCTTCAAAGGAAGCTACAGCGTGAGATGGAGAGAAGGGAAGCCCTCTGCCGACAGCTGTCAGAAAGCGAGTCCAGTTTAGAAATGGATGATGAAAG ATATTTTAATGAAATGTCTGCTCAAGGATTAAGGCCACGCACTGTATCCAGTCCAATTCCCTACACGCCGTCACCAAGTTCAAGCCGGCCAATTTCACCTG GTTTGTCATACGCAAGTCACACAGTTGGGTTCACGCCCCCTACGTCCCTAACCAGAGCGGGGATGTCCTATTTTAATACTCCAGGTTTACATGTGCAGCACATGGGATCGACCCATGGTATCACT AGACCTTCTCCCAGGAGAAGCAACAGCCCTGATAAGTTCAAACGTCCCACGCCACCTCCATCTCCGAACACTCAAACTCCAGTACAGCCTCCTCCGCCACCACCTCCTCCAGCAcaacctgcagctccgcctccTGCGTCTCAGTCTGCCACTTCCCACAATTCAGTGCATCCTCAGCCCTAG